TTTAATTGATCGCTGAATAATTTGACAATACGATTTTGGGTAGCTCGTTCTATTTGACCAACATTACTCATACCTCATTAATTTATCAGATTTTTCAATTCGAAGCATTTATACCAGTAGTAAAATGCAACTTTGTATGTTCTCTTTAAACGTTATGTCACATTTGCCCGTAAAGCAAGTTTATTGACAATTGTGACAACATTGAATTGAATTACCTTCGTTACCCTAAAAGTACGCATTTCTGTGAAGGCCCAACTCTTGGCTAAATAATATTTTGATGTGCCAGGTAAATTGATTTGCAGGAACGAATGCGAAAAGATTTCAATTTGTTGTTGCCAAGTTCTCTGGTATGTTTTAATGCGAATAGAAGTGATGTTCATTGAAAAAGATAAATGGATAGAGAATGTTTTTTATTTATGTACTTTTCTTTTGCGTGTCCAAAAGAAAAGTACGAAAAGAAAAAGTCTGCATCTATGAAACAAATCTTTAATTTCAGAACTACACTACTCAATCTCCAGCGCATCAAAATAGTATTTAGCCCAACTCTTTTAACTTCTTTTGAAAACAACTCCTTTAACTTCCCCGGTAACTTCCCCGGTAACTTCCCCGTTATCTGTAATGCCAGCAGCATAATGCCCGATAATGGTTTTAAAATCATCCGTTTGCTCATATTAACCTGATTTTCCCTGTCAGCAACATCTGCATCATCCCCTGCTTGATCATTCTATATTTAGCTAGCTTCCGTTCCAATGCTTCTATATCCGCATCCATATCGCTGAGAATTTGGGCAATGACTATTTGTTCTTCTCTTTGGGGAACTGGGATTTCCTCTGATTGAATAATTGTTGTATTTAAATTCATTTGTGAGCCAGTTTGACCATTTTTAGACCAACTTTCTTCAATAAAGCTTAGATAATAATACAAATATTCTTTTTCTATTTTTGGGTTATTAAATACGACAAAACCATCATGAATACAAACATCTAATCTTGTAATTATTGGTCTGCCAACTGTTGCACATATACTCATTATCAGATTATTTTTTGGAACAAAGTGACTGCATTTTATTCCTTGCTCTGATAATTTTTGAGTTGTTTCATATAAATATTTTATTGATTTTGTTACATCAGAAATTCTTACCCAACCTATTCTTGAGTTTTCATTAAACCATATTGGGCTATCGATAGGTCTTGGTGATGCACCACGATTAATTGAAGCAATATCCCCCAACTTCTTCACCTCCCAATCCCCACTAAATCCTGGCAACCTCTTTTTACCTGTAAGCAACTCCTGCATCGCCCCCTGTTTTATATTTTGTTTTTTGGCAATGAGTTTCTCCAGACTGCTTATGAGTGTATCGACATCGCTGAGGGCGGTAGCTATGGCGGTTTGCTCAATGAGTGTGGGGGGGATAGGAATAGTAAATTTCCTAATATCTCTAGGACTTATATGGGGTATGGCAGTTACCGTTTTAACTGAATCACAATATTTTGAAAAATAATCACTGCAAAGAAATTCCTTTAAATATCCTTGGTCAATCTTACTAGATCTTATTCTTGCAACACGTTGTAATAACAATGCTGGCAAATCTTTTTTTGTTAATCTTGCAAAACTTCTACCGACTAAAGAACCATCCATTGCAATGACAATATCACCCTCGTCAAGAATATATGTTTTCAATTCATGGGTCAGCTTTTCCCAATATTGAGTAATATCTTCTGACCAATCTATTACTCCTCTCTTGATATTTGAACCCCTAAGTAATTTGATACCTTCATTAGAGTATTTATTACTCGGAAAAGGATAACCGGTTAACAAATCTATTTCCTTACTAATAGCTTTTACAATCCAATCACATGGAATAACACCAATCTCCGTCTGCTTATATCCTTCTTTTATTTCCATACAAATCCCATTTTTTGAAGATGAGCAGATACTTTCCCTTCCAGTTCTTCAACTTCGTAGGTTACTTGTGGCATTGGTGATTCATAGCGCTCGGTCAACTCTTTAATGCGTTGAGTAAGTCGTTGACTGATGCGCTGCATTTCGGAATGTAAATCAGCAGTTAGAGTATTCATCCATTTACCTTCTACTACAAGTACTTTTATTTCTTCTTCAGTCAGGACATCATACTTAGAAAGCAACTTTTCATTCAGTTTAGCCAGCTCTTCTTTAACTTTTTTATTGGCTTCAGCCTCTTGTTCCGACAGTTTCAGATATGTCTTTAATACATTTCTTTCTTCTTCTACATCACTATCATCCCTGGATAATTCTTTCAGTCGCTTCTGAACATTAGCCTTATTCACCTTTTCCAAATCTGCAAAAGAACCTTCTTCACCTCCGTGCTCTTCTTCCAGTTCCTCTATTTGCAATGAAATAGCATCACATTGAGATTCCAATTCTTCAAGGGCTTTCTGCTCATCTGAGAAAAAACGGTCAATTAACAGACGCTTCGGAATTATTTTACCCTCAAATTCTTTTCCCCTGGCATCCCATTCCACCTGGTTTCCTACTTTCCATCCATCGCTTACAATCATATAGACATCATCCTGCATCATCCCTATCCAGTAATTCATCAGGCACTGATATACATCATATTTGTCAATAAGCCTCAGGTTGTCGAAAGCATGTAACAGATCTTCACTAAGTTCATGAATAAATCTTTTAGGTTTTGTACCTGCATTAATACTTCTGCAAGACGGTATATTTCTGGTTATCCAGTCGGTAAATACTGACTCAACCTGTTTGCTGTAGCGTACATATTCGGGATGGGAGAAAATAGTCTGTTTAATATCATCTTTTGCAAACTTTAATTGACTGTAACCTACATGTGGACTGTTTTCAAACAAGACATTCCTAAGCGAAGGATACACTTTCCAATAGGGTTGTAAGGCATCAATATCTGCATCAGGTATGCCTCCTTTCAAATGGGCTTCAATATCCTGGATATCCTCTGGTTCCTGGCTGTCAATGTACCGTGGAATGTTGAGGTTATATTCTTTCTCTTCTATTTCTGCCAAGTGTACTATACGACTGTATTTAGGAACCTCAAGTTGTCTGTTGAACACATCTACAATCCTGTGAATATCTTGTTCACGAAGACGATTTTTATTCCCATCCTTCATGAAACCTTTGCTGGCATCGATCATGAAGATGCTTTTACGGTTTTCAGCATTTTCTTTATCCAGGACAATGATGCAAGCCGGTATACCCGTACCATAAAACAGGTTTGCAGGAAGTCCTATGATGCCCTTTATGTATCCCTTACGAATGAGATTTTTTCTTATCCCTGCTTCGGCATTGCCACGAAATAACACACCATGAGGCATGATGCAGGCGCCTTTTCCTTTACTTTTCATGGAACGTACTATGTGAAGCAGGAAGGCATAATCACCATTTTTAGCAGGCGGAATACCATAATCCTGAAAACGTCCGTGAACATCATTTACAGGATCTACACCTGTACTCCATGCTTTATAAGAAAAGGGAGGATTGGCTACGACAAAGTCGAATGTTTTCACTTTGCCTTGCTCATTTATGAAAAGCGGGTTAGCTAACGTATTACCCTGTTTGATTTCTGCTGTGGGATTATTATGAAGGATCATATTCATGCGAGCAAGAGCCGCAGTAGCTACATCCATCTCCTGTAAATAAATAGAAATACTTCTTTCGGACTGATCAGCTACTTTCAGCAATAATGAGCCTGAGCCACCTGTCGGATCATAGGCTGTAGTAGATGCACTGGTCGTTTCATGGCTTATGCCTATGATCATTGCCATCACACGGCTTACTTCCGCAGGGGTATAGAACTGTCCCTTGCTTTTTCCGCTTTCTGTGGCAAAATGACGCATAAGATATTCATAGGCATCTCCCAGGATATCATCACCTTCAGTTTTATTCTTACTAAAATCAAGAGCAGAATTTTCAAAAATAGCAATCAGGTTGCTGAGACGCTTTACCATTTCATCACCGCTACCAAGCTTATCAGCATTATTAAAATCAGCAACATCTATGGTACCTGTCAGTTTATTGGCTTCGGCAATTCGTCCAATGATTTTCTTATTGATATCGTCGCCGATAGTAGGTTTACCCTTCAGTGCTACCATGTCTTTAAAACTTGCTCCTTCTGGCACTGTAATGGGCGCATATGGTACACCAGAATATTTGTCGCTGATATATTTGATGAACAACATCACCAGCACATAGTCTTTATACTGGCTGGCATCCATACCGCCGCGAAGTTCATCGCAACTTGCCCAGAGGGAGGAGTAGAGTTCGGATTTTTTTATAGCCATTTATTTTTCATTTATTTCTATTATGAAATTTGATTTTGATGTTTGACACACTATACTCAAAGTCTCACTCTAATGATGATCTGAGAGTTCTAGTATGCGACATAATCATCAACTCTTGCGACTAAAAATGTAATGTAATTATTAATGTTTCCAAGTATCACTTTTAGTGTATTTTAGATAAAATTTATCTGGTGAGACATTTTTAAAATAATATGTTAATACCGAATTTTTTTCGCCACAATATACATCATATGCGCTTTCAAACATTTCACTCTGTGGATAATTAGTAATCTCAGAAATATAATATTCATTTTCAAATCTCACAGGATTACCCGATTGACCAACTGTATATACAACTCTGTTACTAAATACTAACGGACTATCTGATATTGTGAAAGACTTAGTGCTGATTTGCTTTTTTGCCGGGTATTTAAACAAATCACAATCTCTATAAAGTGATTGATTTATTGAATACTCCGCAATTACCTTAGAAGTCATACTTGGAATGCAAACTATTTTTTCTTCATTAAATGATACCGAATAACCAGAAGAAGCCATAACTCCAACTGAATTTGTTGCAGAAACACTATTAGTTTGAAATAAATTCAAATAATTTATACCTGTGACAGATTTGGATGCTGTTGCTCCTCCAGAAGTAGAGATACCAGCACCTTTAGTATACGTGTAAATTCTATTTTTATAATAATTATAGGATGCCCCATTAAGAATGAAGAAACTTTCTTCTAAATTCAAATAGATGTTTTCATCCGTCTTATTAAAAAAACTAAATCCGATATTACCACCTTCATCCCATAGGTTATAAGATACTTTGCAATTATCGTCTTCGTAAATTAATAGGTTCTCCTTTAATGTGATTTTGTCCGTTGGGGTGGCTTTATACACTTGAAAAAAATATGTAGACACGCATGAGGACAACATAGTTGTTATGAATGCAAGAAAAATTAAATTTTTTGTTTTCATGTTTTAATTATTTGAGTTATCATCACAAATATCGTCTAGCTGTCGTAAAAATAAAATCCTGTGCTAACATTAAAGTTTCTCCTTTGTAACAATCATCCTTTAAGATTGCTCTATGCAGTTTCATTAACTCCTCGTCCTTAATTAAAATGTTGTAGAGTGTCCGAACTACTTTAAAAAATCTTTCATACTCACCTGTTCCAGGAAT
This DNA window, taken from Bacteroidota bacterium, encodes the following:
- a CDS encoding restriction endonuclease subunit S, whose amino-acid sequence is MEIKEGYKQTEIGVIPCDWIVKAISKEIDLLTGYPFPSNKYSNEGIKLLRGSNIKRGVIDWSEDITQYWEKLTHELKTYILDEGDIVIAMDGSLVGRSFARLTKKDLPALLLQRVARIRSSKIDQGYLKEFLCSDYFSKYCDSVKTVTAIPHISPRDIRKFTIPIPPTLIEQTAIATALSDVDTLISSLEKLIAKKQNIKQGAMQELLTGKKRLPGFSGDWEVKKLGDIASINRGASPRPIDSPIWFNENSRIGWVRISDVTKSIKYLYETTQKLSEQGIKCSHFVPKNNLIMSICATVGRPIITRLDVCIHDGFVVFNNPKIEKEYLYYYLSFIEESWSKNGQTGSQMNLNTTIIQSEEIPVPQREEQIVIAQILSDMDADIEALERKLAKYRMIKQGMMQMLLTGKIRLI
- a CDS encoding type I restriction-modification system subunit M, giving the protein MAIKKSELYSSLWASCDELRGGMDASQYKDYVLVMLFIKYISDKYSGVPYAPITVPEGASFKDMVALKGKPTIGDDINKKIIGRIAEANKLTGTIDVADFNNADKLGSGDEMVKRLSNLIAIFENSALDFSKNKTEGDDILGDAYEYLMRHFATESGKSKGQFYTPAEVSRVMAMIIGISHETTSASTTAYDPTGGSGSLLLKVADQSERSISIYLQEMDVATAALARMNMILHNNPTAEIKQGNTLANPLFINEQGKVKTFDFVVANPPFSYKAWSTGVDPVNDVHGRFQDYGIPPAKNGDYAFLLHIVRSMKSKGKGACIMPHGVLFRGNAEAGIRKNLIRKGYIKGIIGLPANLFYGTGIPACIIVLDKENAENRKSIFMIDASKGFMKDGNKNRLREQDIHRIVDVFNRQLEVPKYSRIVHLAEIEEKEYNLNIPRYIDSQEPEDIQDIEAHLKGGIPDADIDALQPYWKVYPSLRNVLFENSPHVGYSQLKFAKDDIKQTIFSHPEYVRYSKQVESVFTDWITRNIPSCRSINAGTKPKRFIHELSEDLLHAFDNLRLIDKYDVYQCLMNYWIGMMQDDVYMIVSDGWKVGNQVEWDARGKEFEGKIIPKRLLIDRFFSDEQKALEELESQCDAISLQIEELEEEHGGEEGSFADLEKVNKANVQKRLKELSRDDSDVEEERNVLKTYLKLSEQEAEANKKVKEELAKLNEKLLSKYDVLTEEEIKVLVVEGKWMNTLTADLHSEMQRISQRLTQRIKELTERYESPMPQVTYEVEELEGKVSAHLQKMGFVWK